In Cucurbita pepo subsp. pepo cultivar mu-cu-16 chromosome LG04, ASM280686v2, whole genome shotgun sequence, the following are encoded in one genomic region:
- the LOC111793852 gene encoding phosphopantothenoylcysteine decarboxylase-like, with translation MQVNNTGKRPHILLAACGSVGAVKFKSLCHGFSEWAEVRAVATRAALLFIDPASLPKNVYLYGDEDDWINWGRIGDDVLHIQLCNWADIMVIAPLSANTLGKIAGGLCDNLLTCIVRAWDYSKPFFVAPAMSALMWNNSFTERHLVSVDDLGIALIRPKLSSGEQCNCAMAEPSLISSTVRLFLESRREQKETATAVTCIT, from the exons ATGCAAGTGAATAACACTGGAAAGAGACCGCACATTCTTCTTGCTGCTTGCGGAAGTGTTGGTGCAGTAAAGTTTAAAAGCCTATGCCACGGTTTTTCTGAATGGGCAGAAGTTCGAGCAGTTGCCACGAGGGCAGCATTGTTGTTTATTGACCCAGCATCCCTCCCAAAGAATGTCTATCTTTACGGCGATGAGGACGACTGGATCAATTGGGGCAGAATTGGTGACGATGTGCTTCACATTCAGCTTTGCAACTGGGCTGATATTATGGTTATTGCTCCACTCTCAGCAAACACACTCGGAAAG ATTGCGGGAGGATTGTGTGATAATCTATTAACTTGCATTGTACGGGCATGGGACTACAGCAAGCCTTTCTTTGTTGCACCTGCCATGAGTGCTCTAATGTGGAACAACTCCTTCACGGAAAGGCATCTAGTGTCTGTTGATGACCTCGGAATTGCTCTCATACGACCAAAGTTGAGCAGTGGGGAACAGTGCAATTGTGCCATGGCTGAACCCAGCCTCATTTCCTCGACTGTCAGGCTATTCTTAGAGTCACGGCGCGAGCAAAAAGAAACAGCCACAGCAGTAACATGCATCACGTAA